In Trichoderma atroviride chromosome 2, complete sequence, one DNA window encodes the following:
- a CDS encoding uncharacterized protein (TransMembrane:1 (o50-69i)) has translation MRPCRWYSSQASVVISPTYASLGVPLPRLQASLTLAPFCLLSTLGNRSLWLNHFFHAQLATISTIWLTMHESLLKLKTRLASTWQLLLGQRMHAANKSLPFAWYCSYESRSALPVILIYSSCRCAVASSFLTSSTQPSAGVGTGALHHLGGKQMPANARKSLRSNMTSQIHIQNPSTFGALLRPFSCLRGGP, from the exons ATGCGTCCATGTCGCTGGTACAGCAGTCAAGCCTCCGTCGTCATATCTCCTACCTATGCATCGCTCGGAGTACCACTACCTCGGCTGCAGGCATCCTTGACGCTGGCGcctttttgccttctttcaaCATTGGGAAACAGATCTCTTTGGCTAAACCATTTTTTTCACGCTCAGCTGGCAACCATATCGACAATATGGCTTACTATGCACGAATCTCTGCTTAAGCTCAAAACGCGCCTTGCCTCAACTTGGCAGTTGTTGCTCGGGCAGCGCATGCACGCTGCTAACAAGTCTCTTCCTTTTGCATGGTATTGCTCCTACGAGAGCCGGAGTGCATTACCCGTCAT ATTAATATATTCATCGTGCAGATGCGCCGTAGCATCGTCCTTTCTTACATCTAGCACACAGCCCTCTGCGGGTGTTGGTACAGGCGCCCTTCATCACCTTGGCGGAAAGCAGATGCCAGCTAATGCACGAAAGTCGCTTCGAAGTAACATGACCTCACAAATCCATATCCAGAACCCATCCACATTCGGGGCATTGCTCCGGCCCTTTTCGTGTCTACGGGGTGGACCTTAA